In Musa acuminata AAA Group cultivar baxijiao chromosome BXJ3-9, Cavendish_Baxijiao_AAA, whole genome shotgun sequence, a single genomic region encodes these proteins:
- the LOC103997346 gene encoding myb family transcription factor EFM isoform X2: MAGIGLELRLCASRTVGGFVKQAAAVVETTDRGVAKLEESVRSLEEERRKIDAFKRELPLCMLLLTDVIEGLKKELERCRGQKLANAFEEFMPIRRKCEEEAGVKLEADYEDKKNWMSSAQLWSVNSSENNDEDDKSITDERNGRPDCDAEKESLNLESKNLSAGGAFVQFKGISALAMKPKEEVLQQAPRKARRCWSPELHRRFVLALHQLGGVRVATPKQIRELMKVDGLTNDEVKSHLQKYRLHSRKLPNASASFSRPPMVLGGLWVPPENHTVSPQQSDSQSGSPQSSLRLAGCDGTISAAAGDSCEEEGKSESCNGR; this comes from the exons ATGGCGGGGATCGGTCTGGAACTGAGGCTCTGCGCCTCGAGAACCGTCGGCGGCTTCGTCAAGCAGGCGGCGGCCGTTGTCGAGACCACCGACCGCGGAGTGGCGAAGTTGGAGGAGTCCGTCAGGAGcttggaggaggagaggagaaagaTCGATGCTTTCAAGCGCGAGCTCCCTCTCTGCATGCTCCTCCTCACGGACG TGATCGAAGGGTTGAAGAAGGAGCTTGAGCGCTGCCGAGGCCAGAAGTTGGCGAATGCCTTCGAAGAATTCATGCCCATTAGGAGAAAGTGCGAGGAGGAGGCTGGGGTGAAGCTGGAAGCGGATTACGAGGACAAGAAGAACTGGATGAGTTCTGCTCAGCTGTGGAGCGTTAATTCTAGCGAAAACAACGATGAGGATGACAAGAGCATCACGGACGAG AGAAATGGAAGACCGGATTGCGATGCGGAGAAGGAAAGCTTGAACTTAGAATCCAAGAATCTGAGTGCCGGGGGCGCATTCGTGCAGTTTAAGGGCATATCAGCCCtcgcgatgaaaccaaaggaagag GTGCTGCAGCAGGCACCGAGGAAAGCGAGGAGGTGCTGGTCGCCAGAGCTGCACCGCCGGTTTGTCCTCGCTCTCCATCAGCTGGGTGGTGTTCGAG TGGCTACTCCAAAGCAGATCAGAGAACTGATGAAGGTGGATGGTCTTACCAATGATGAAGTCAAAAGCCATCTGCAG AAATATCGGTTGCACTCTCGAAAGTTGCCGAATGCTTCAGCTTCTTTTAGTCGACCTCCTATGGTTTTAGGAGGCTTGTGGGTTCCTCCAGAGAACCATACAGTTTCACCACAACAGAGTGATTCCCAGTCTGGCTCTCCTCAGAGTTCTCTTCGATTAGCTGGTTGCGACGGCACAATCTCTGCCGCTGCTGGGGATAGCTGTGAGGAAGAAGGGAAGTCGGAGAGCTGCAACGGGAGATGA
- the LOC103997346 gene encoding myb family transcription factor EFM isoform X1: MAGIGLELRLCASRTVGGFVKQAAAVVETTDRGVAKLEESVRSLEEERRKIDAFKRELPLCMLLLTDVIEGLKKELERCRGQKLANAFEEFMPIRRKCEEEAGVKLEADYEDKKNWMSSAQLWSVNSSENNDEDDKSITDERNGRPDCDAEKESLNLESKNLSAGGAFVQFKGISALAMKPKEEVKPLPDLSLRSPAVKSNSCPVSAVTEHQAGGGSGSKGVVRAPPAMTGAHLSLQVLQQAPRKARRCWSPELHRRFVLALHQLGGVRVATPKQIRELMKVDGLTNDEVKSHLQKYRLHSRKLPNASASFSRPPMVLGGLWVPPENHTVSPQQSDSQSGSPQSSLRLAGCDGTISAAAGDSCEEEGKSESCNGR, encoded by the exons ATGGCGGGGATCGGTCTGGAACTGAGGCTCTGCGCCTCGAGAACCGTCGGCGGCTTCGTCAAGCAGGCGGCGGCCGTTGTCGAGACCACCGACCGCGGAGTGGCGAAGTTGGAGGAGTCCGTCAGGAGcttggaggaggagaggagaaagaTCGATGCTTTCAAGCGCGAGCTCCCTCTCTGCATGCTCCTCCTCACGGACG TGATCGAAGGGTTGAAGAAGGAGCTTGAGCGCTGCCGAGGCCAGAAGTTGGCGAATGCCTTCGAAGAATTCATGCCCATTAGGAGAAAGTGCGAGGAGGAGGCTGGGGTGAAGCTGGAAGCGGATTACGAGGACAAGAAGAACTGGATGAGTTCTGCTCAGCTGTGGAGCGTTAATTCTAGCGAAAACAACGATGAGGATGACAAGAGCATCACGGACGAG AGAAATGGAAGACCGGATTGCGATGCGGAGAAGGAAAGCTTGAACTTAGAATCCAAGAATCTGAGTGCCGGGGGCGCATTCGTGCAGTTTAAGGGCATATCAGCCCtcgcgatgaaaccaaaggaagagGTAAAGCCACTGCCTGATCTCTCCCTGCGGTCACCTGCGGTCAAGAGCAACTCTTGCCCTGTTTCTGCCGTCACCGAGCACCAGGCTGGTGGTGGCTCGGGCTCTAAAGGCGTTGTTAGAGCGCCGCCGGCGATGACCGGTGCCCACCTTAGCTTGCAGGTGCTGCAGCAGGCACCGAGGAAAGCGAGGAGGTGCTGGTCGCCAGAGCTGCACCGCCGGTTTGTCCTCGCTCTCCATCAGCTGGGTGGTGTTCGAG TGGCTACTCCAAAGCAGATCAGAGAACTGATGAAGGTGGATGGTCTTACCAATGATGAAGTCAAAAGCCATCTGCAG AAATATCGGTTGCACTCTCGAAAGTTGCCGAATGCTTCAGCTTCTTTTAGTCGACCTCCTATGGTTTTAGGAGGCTTGTGGGTTCCTCCAGAGAACCATACAGTTTCACCACAACAGAGTGATTCCCAGTCTGGCTCTCCTCAGAGTTCTCTTCGATTAGCTGGTTGCGACGGCACAATCTCTGCCGCTGCTGGGGATAGCTGTGAGGAAGAAGGGAAGTCGGAGAGCTGCAACGGGAGATGA
- the LOC135649551 gene encoding uncharacterized protein LOC135649551 — MEKRLRTSTTSSSADEILSSAVSLASTKTGKSSLRSLIFSLPASSDLVASLPPALHLSISRSLDAFKNSLRACSSASAAALGRSSRSPPTKRSRQSSRAQTPEAAGAEGSDNPISPETLDHLRNLKAYAFVAHLCVSHPNNLFAPSVLLPSVRSLHDGLVLYEWDPALLSQVASLCEEWWKANLPGRENLVSQSLPFLLSSSLTEGKKADVRRVYALREAFLLFDYVDESIEDMKTLLVRCVITPVYLKMDEGRKFVAFMLGLNGQLMKESLVLMKSQIPFGRKSVLEAYADILFRSWKGSLREEIEDGFLQGLIEGAIHASSKLLAASVRRVLGGFIEQRMTVGVEKLLLRLVEPVLFRSLQVANSNVRQNALHLLLDVFPLEDPDATNEVKDSLLNKQFFLLEKLLLDDCPEVRSVAVEGSCRILHLFWEIIPSSTITKFLAKIVDSMSIDICYEVRMSSINGIIYLLQNPQSHEVMKVLLPRLGSLFSDPVLSVRVAVVDLLLAVRDLRTIQFNKVVGLNDLLSSLANDHPRVASKITKLLIPSYFPSKLAIKEACSRCVALIRRSPDAGARFCEFALSEGSSPRSLMELARVCVTLALSPKGLGVEQIDGLVVASSNICQCLSSELSVKRALSELLSAKKLKHLLTAATSERAQTAILSIASVVPTENLGGIYDSCMVIIRNSTGLSDNVERQGVVKAAQKLIFSCGWFDEMFEELANILQDTASNFRVRFGLGSTQQILQTSKKKKARLPMKISSTDQVTGKRSQDPGTSSDDKDFAVATAAAWQVKSLLASETTRNAVLKSSISEMAFSALGVISELCIQQCMELKQLDMEPLMAYTTFAISMSSQNVGSTTTNDVGGVKDNDFHQKRSSVEETLDHALDHIVNCADKIFSEHASGKPNQNSEYGVETSQRRKSKRKEVQEGIPNSTEGDQVASFEVKRIENMVKLNMAIMKFVVDAETIRHTNQNHRRYLKFASDHIRHIVSVLKRHQHQKSSNQEEVLKDKQDESFKDIITYLKSSFSYAAKLLHLVLKCSNESSAPSPEAFYLANDLLDLITSVEMYVGSRHASNVVSVAKSWLPTLILGLGCNQLMMSEKESNLELADLVEAKFPVWLSVLGKIELHRDGDLSQYDDNQTPKLPTSAFENLIEMLLILLNKGSPRILDAVGVVILAGLEVALKRADFSLVFGLVHFTCMKMLGNESAPLEELELTSCSLQKIYQWIEQHLRDHHINKDGRHQLESAHSLIQSLL; from the exons ATGGAGAAGAGGCTGCGCACCTCGACCACCTCGTCCTCCGCCGACGAAATCCTCTCCTCCGCGGTTTCCCTCGCCTCCACCAAGACCGGAAAGTCCTCTCTCAGATCCCTCATCTTCTCCCTCCCCGCCTCCTCGGACCTCGTCGCCTCCCTCCCCCCCGCCCTCCATCTATCCATTTCCCGGTCCCTCGATGCCTTCAAGAACTCCCTCCGTGCTTGCAGCTCCGCCTCGGCCGCTGCCCTTGGTCGTTCCTCCCGTTCCCCTCCCACGAAGCGGTCCAGGCAGTCCTCGAGAGCCCAGACTCCGGAAGCCGCTGGTGCTGAAGGATCTGACAATCCCATTTCTCCTGAAACCTTAGATCACCTCAGGAACCTTAAAGCTTACGCCTTTGTGGCCCACCTCTGCGTCTCCCACCCTAATAACCTGTTCGCCCCCTCCGTCCTCCTGCCGTCTGTTCGATCTCTGCACGACGGTCTCGTGTTGTACGAGTGGGACCCGGCGCTCCTTTCCCAGGTTGCCAGCCTCTGCGAGGAATGGTGGAAGGCGAATCTGCCGGGGAGGGAAAACTTGGTCTCCCAGTCATTGCCGTTCTTGCTCTCGAGTTCGTTAACCGAGGGCAAGAAGGCCGACGTCCGAAGGGTCTACGCGCTCAGGGAGGCGTTCTTGTTGTTTGATTATGTGGATGAGAGCATCGAGGACATGAAGACGCTTCTTGTTCGCTGCGTCATCACGCCAGTGTATCTGAAGATGGACGAAGGAAGGAAGTTCGTAGCTTTCATGCTGGGGTTGAATGGACAGCTTATGAAGGAATCTCTGGTGCTGATGAAATCTCAGATCCCTTTTGGGAGGAAGTCAGTGCTTGAGGCATATGCAGATATCCTTTTCAGATCTTGGAAGGGATCTTTAAGGGAAGAAATCGAGGATGGCTTCTTGCAAGGACTGATAGAAGGAGCAATTCATGCCAGCTCCAAACTGCTTGCTGCCTCTGTAAGGAGAGTCTTAGGTGGGTTTATCGAACAGAGGATGACTGTTGGTGTTGAGAAGCTCCTCCTCCGACTCGTGGAACCAGTACTTTTCCGGTCGTTGCAG GTTGCCAACTCCAATGTTCGCCAAAATGCATTGCATCTACTGTTGGATGTATTCCCACTTGAAGATCCAGATGCGACAAATGAAgtcaaagacagtttgctaaataaaCAGTTCTTCTTATTAGAGAAATTGCTTTTAGATGACTGTCCTGAAGTAAGGTCAGTTGCTGTTGAAGGTTCTTGTCGCATTCTTCATTTATTTTGGGAAATTATTCCTTCTTCAACCATAACAAAATTTTTAGCTAAAATTGTTGATAGCATGTCGATTGACATATGCTATGAAGTTAGGATGTCATCCATTAATGGCATCATTTATTTGCTTCAAAATCCACAAAGTCATGAGGTAATGAAAGTTCTCCTACCAAGATTGGGTTCCCTGTTTTCTGATCCTGTGCTTTCAGTTCGAGTTGCTGTTGTTGATCTTCTCCTAGCTGTTCGAGATCTACGTACTATCCAATTTAATAAG GTGGTTGGCTTGAATGACTTGTTGTCCTCCTTGGCAAATGATCATCCACGAGTTGCTAGCAAAATTACAAAGCTGCTCATTCCTTCTTACTTTCCATCAAAATTGGCTATTAAAGAGGCATGTAGCCGCTGTGTTGCCCTTATTAGACGGTCTCCTGATGCTGGGGCAAGGTTTTGTGAATTTGCTCTCTCAGAGGGGTCTTCTCCAAGGTCTCTCATGGAACTTGCCAGGGTTTGTGTCACTTTGGCTCTTTCACCTAAGGGCCTAGGTGTGGAGCAGATTGATGGCTTGGTTGTTGCTTCATCCAATATATGCCAGTGCTTGTCGAGTGAGTTGTCTGTTAAACGAGCTCTTAGTGAGTTGCTGTCGGCTAAGAAATTGAAACATTTGCTTACTGCAGCAACTTCTGAGCGTGCCCAGACAGCTATCTTGAGCATCGCTTCTGTTGTACCTACAGAAAACTTAGGTGGCATTTACGATAGCTGTATGGTTATCATAAGAAACTCAACTGGGCTATCTGATAATGTTGAAAGACAAGGAGTTGTAAAGGCAGCACAAAAGTTGATTTTTTCATGTGGTTGGTTTGATGAGATGTTCGAAGAATTAGCAAATATCTTACAGGATACTGCTTCTAATTTTCGAGTCAGATTTGGTTTAGGATCAACACAGCAGATCTTGCAAACTTCGAAAAAGAAAAAAGCTAGGTTACCCATGAAAATTTCATCAACAGATCAAGTGACTGGAAAAAGATCACAAGATCCTGGCACATCCAGTGATGATAAGGATTTTGCCGTTGCAACAGCAGCAGCATGGCAAGTAAAAAGTCTGCTTGCATCAGAAACAACTAGAAATGCTGTACTAAAATCTTCTATTTCAGAAATGGCATTTTCTGCACTAGGTGTTATTTCTGAGTTGTGTATTCAACAGTGTATGGAGCTGAAACAGTTGGACATGGAACCTCTCATGGCCTACACAACATTTGCCATATCCATGTCTTCTCAGAATGTTGGCTCAACTACAACTAATGATGTTGGCGGTGTCAAGGACaatgattttcatcaaaaaaGGTCATCTGTAGAG GAAACTCTAGATCATGCATTGGATCACATAGTCAATTGTGCTGATAAAATCTTCTCAGAACATGCTTCTGGAAAACCTAATCAAAATTCTGAGTATGGAGTTGAGACTTCACAGCGTCGGAAATCCAAGCGTAAAGAGGTTCAGGAAGGCATCCCAAATTCAACTGAAG GTGATCAAGTGGCTTCTTTTGAAGTCAAAAGGATAGAGAATATGGTGAAGTTGAACATGGCAATTATGAAATTTGTTGTTGATGCTGAAACAATACGACATACCAACCAAAACCATAGAAGGTACCTAAAGTTTGCATCAGATCACATTCGACATATAGTCTCAGTTTTAAAAAGACATCAACACCAAAAGTCATCTAACCAGGAAGAGGTTTTGAAGGATAAGCAGGATGAAAGTTTTAAGGATATCATCACATACTTGAAAAGTTCATTTTCATACGCAGCCAAGCTACTGCATTTGGTCCTGAAGTGCTCTAATGAGTCTTCAGCACCATCGCCGGAAGCCTTCTATCTTGCAAATGATCTTCTAGATCTAATTACCTCTGTTGAAATGTATGTTGGTAGTCGACATGCTTCGAATGTAGTCTCTGTTGCCAAGTCATGGTTGCCTACTCTCATATTGGGGTTGGGctgcaaccaattgatgatgtcaGAGAAAGAGAGCAATTTGGAGTTAGCTGATCTCGTTGAGGCTAAATTTCCAGTGTGGCTTTCTGTTCTGGGCAAGATTGAGTTACACAGAGATGGTGATCTCAGCCAATATGATGACAATCAAACCCCCAAACTGCCAACTTCTGCTTTTGAAAATCTTATAGAGATGCTACTCATCCTGCTAAATAAGGGAAGCCCAAGAATATTGGACGCTGTCGGTGTTGTCATATTGGCAGGTCTGGAGGTTGCATTAAAAAGGGCAGACTTCAGCTTGGTTTTCGGCCTGGTCCATTTTACATGCATGAAAATGTTAGGAAATGAATCTGCTCCCTTGGAAGAACTTGAACTAACGTCTTGTTCCTTGCAGAAGATCTACCAGTGGATAGAGCAGCATCTCAGAGACCATCACATCAACAAAGATGGAAGGCACCAGTTAGAAAGTGCTCACTCACTAATTCAATCTCTTTTGTGA